One genomic region from Cataglyphis hispanica isolate Lineage 1 chromosome 11, ULB_Chis1_1.0, whole genome shotgun sequence encodes:
- the LOC126852770 gene encoding F-box/SPRY domain-containing protein 1 has product MDGIALRASDRVLEVIFSYLDLHTLRNCSLVCKRWYRFLHDENNDVWRMHCIRKLAQEALSSDLLSSVPTYKSKLRAFYHAWNPNDCSRNIYIKPNGFTLHRNPVAQSTDACRGKIGFRHGRHAWEVIWEGPLGTVAVIGIATKEAPLLCHGYVALLGSDEHSWGWNLVDNHLLHNGDPQGNYPLLNNAPKYQVGERIRVILDCDDNTLSFEKNYEFLGVAFRGLPDKRLYPSVSAVYGNTEVSMVYLGPPLDG; this is encoded by the exons ATGGACGGTATAGCACTGCGAGCATCTGATCGTGTTTTAGAAGTGATATTCTCCTATCTGGATCTACACACGTTGAGAAATTGCTCGTTGGTGTGCAAACGGTGGTATCGGTTTCTCCATGACGAGAATAACGACGTGTGGCGGATGCACTGTATAAGAAAATTGGCCCAGGAGGCGCTCAGTTCCGATTTGTTGTCGTCCGTACCTACGTATAAATCGAAACTCCGTGCGTTTTATCATGCGTGGAATCCGAACGATTGTTCGcggaatatttacataaaaccCAACGGTTTCACCCTGCACAG AAATCCTGTAGCGCAGAGTACAGATGCATGTAGAGGCAAAATAGGTTTCCGACATGGACGTCATGCTTGGGAAGTTATCTGGGAAGGACCTTTAGGAACGGTAGCAGTAATAGGAATAGCCACTAAAGAAGCACCTCTGTTGTGTCATGGATATGTAGCGCTACTTGGATCTGATGAACATTCCTGGGGTTGGAATCTTGTAGATAATCATTTGTTACATAATGGAGATCCACAGGGAAATTATCCTTTACTCAATAATGCTCCAAAGTATCAg GTTGGAGAAAGAATTAGAGTAATTTTAGATTGTGATGATAATACATTGTCTTTTGAGAAGAATTATGAATTCCTGGGTGTAGCTTTTAGAG GGTTACCAGATAAGAGATTATATCCATCAGTATCAGCAGTTTATGGAAACACAGAAGTGTCGATGGTATACTTAGGACCACCATTGGATGGCTAA
- the LOC126852751 gene encoding transmembrane protein 164 yields MFEWAYDGINSSIPRNVGPECANYLSLKRKIIETLFISIFIISCIVWGLKHVTLPKKVAYVNQDYVGRRILLILMSLVLGMEIGFKFTSRTVIYLLNPCHITTALQLYLLAADPSPTVTAIFRIHLNLLNGPVLAYLFPETESRIIFADKAMYYIQHGLMLVIPYYLLKIGGVYNIEPFFDMSWSVLSYGLNAGYHFWILQSVALPVQVNLSHMLCAAVLDPFEGQNYRIWAVTHQAILCPTLSKLFSCGSNFFLTKFSLTKVKSTLESTLESTLECTISKKNCTKEQNEKLHEDSNTSGNGHTHFD; encoded by the exons ATGTTCGAGTGGGCATACGATGGTATAAACAGCTCTATACCGCGCAATGTTGGTCCAGAATGCGCGAATTACCTGTCTCTGAAGCGAAAGATAATAGAAAcactatttatatctatatttattatatcctgCATTGTATGGGGCCTCAAACATGTAACATTGCCAAAGAAAGTAGCCTATGTCAATCAGGACTATGTAGGCAGACGAATCTTGCTAATTCTAATGTCACTAGTCCTAGGAATGGAGATTGGTTTTAAGTTTACTAGCAGGACTgtcatatatttgttaaatccGTGTCATATTACAACAGCGCTACAG TTGTATCTGCTGGCTGCAGATCCTAGTCCAACAGTCACTGCTATCTTCAGGATACATTTGAATCTATTGAATGGACCAGTATTGGCATATTTGTTTCCAGAAACAGAATCTAGAATT atatttgcaGATAAAgcaatgtattatattcaacATGGTTTGATGCTAGTAATACCATATTATTTGTTGAAGATTGGAg gtgtatataatattgagcCTTTCTTTGATATGAGCTGGTCAGTCCTCAGTTATGGCCTCAATGCAGGATATCACTTTTGGATTCTTCAAAGTGTTGCCTTG cCTGTACAGGTGAATCTTAGTCACATGTTGTGCGCAGCTGTTTTGGATCCATTTGAAGGtcaaaattatcgaatatGGGCAGTAACTCATCAAGCAATATTGTGCCCCACATTATCTAAACTCTTTAGTTGTGGatccaattttttcttaaccaAATTTTCACTAACTAAAGTTAAGTCAACATTAGAATCAACATTAGAATCAACATTAGAATGTACAATTTCAAAGAAGAATTGTACAAAGGAACAGAATGAGAAATTACATGAAGACTCTAATACCTCAGGAAATGGCCATAcacattttgattaa